The Nostoc sp. 'Peltigera membranacea cyanobiont' N6 genome contains the following window.
ATTCCACAGAGCGTGGAGCGCAGCAGCACTAAGATAACCAATAGAGAGAATTTGCCAACTTCTACTGGGCTTGAGAACAGCCAACCCGATAAAATAGCCCAGGTAGCCACTATAAGCCATGTGTCCAGCTACAGAGCCTAAAATTCGCGGAATTAGCAGTTGTAAACCCGCTAGTTGACCAGCAGCGCCTGTACCCACCTGTTGCGCCACATTTTGAGTGATATCCGGCACATACTGTCCGAGAGTTTCCAAGAGAGTGAAGCCTACAGCAGAAGCCGTTCCCAGAAGAATACCATCTAGAGGTTCCCAGACACCGATCTTTTCCCGCCAAGGTGAAGATAACATTCTACCGATGGCAAACGCGCCTAACACAGGTAATGCCTTCAGTAATTCCTCCATCAACCCAGCACCAAAAAACATCCGTACCAGCAATTCTGTGAAGGTGATAGATTCTTGGGGTGAAGGCAAGCTTCCAGGAAGGATGCCGCGAAACACAAAGATAAATACATCCAACACTGGACTGAGTAAAATCGCCGTTGTACCCAATGCCGCAGCCATTAGCACCCACCAAGGCTTCTGTTTTCCGCAAAGTTGGTAAACAAAATAGTAGGCGGCAAAGGCGATGTAAGTTGCGACGATAACTTGATTAGCTTGGGGCTGACCGACTGTAGCAAACATTAACACTACAAAAATTACGGTCAGTATTCCCGGTACAAGGTAAGCTTTACGAGTTAAATCTTTACCAGTGGAAATAATCGGGAAAAGCTGGGTGAAGCTAACAGAATCTGGCTGCTTTAATTGCGTGTGGCTGTGGTAGTTTGTCGCCGAAGGTAATGGTGTAACTTGGTTAACTGTTGTGGCCGGGGTTTGGTAAGTAAACTCGTACTCAAAAACGTATTGTGGGCCATCAGCACCTAGAGAAATGCTATCGCCTGGGTGCAATTCCTGACATTCATATAAGCGTTGTCCATTCAAATAAGTGCCATTAGCACTATTTAAATCACAAAGCACCCAGCTGAATTTGCTATCTGGGGATAAAGAGAGGGGACGAACCACTGCATGACGACGAGATACCATCCGGTACATCATGGCATCCAAGACAACTTGGCAGCTGGGGTCGCGTCCAATTACCATCTCTTTACTGGGGGGCAGCGAGTAGCGAGACTCCGATCCAGAAGCTGCCCCATTACCAGACACTAGCCGCAGAAATGCATTATGTCTTGCGTTTTTGCCTGTCATCGAGTTAGTGTGCTTTTCTAAATTAATTCTTCTTCATATATTTGGCAACAGGACTAACCTTAGCCACATTAACAGCAGCATTGCTAAATCCACTATAGCTTCACTTACTGCTAAGAAATTTAAAATTCTAGATGGGAAATTTCAAATTGTTTCACCTAATGTTAATAAGTATTCCATGTACTGAGAGTTTGTCCTAAACGGGCTTGTCATCCGGATAAATCAGACTGGATGGTTTGTCTGCTTTTGACATCCTAGCTGCAAATTTAACCCAAGGCAATTTATTAAAAAACAGTAGTTTTCACTGCATTTAGTTTCATTTAGAAAATATATAATTTCTGGTGGTCTGTTGTCAGTTGTTTTTGCCACAATCTATTAAAAGTAGAGAGTGGGAAATAAACTGCCCTGAATATTGCACCAAAATATTTTTGGTGTGTTGCTTCAAACCACTTTAGCCAGTTCTGGGTGTTCAATCTTAGTTCCAAGTACTATGAGGAATTCTGCCAGCCAACGGGGGTGAGCAGGCCAAGCTGGGGCTGTTACCAAATTACCATCAACTATTGCCTCATCAACAGGAATATCGACATAAAACCCTCCAGCACTTTTAACATCTGGACTACAAGAGGGGTATCCAGTACATCTCTTCCCTTGCAATACATCCGCAGTTGCTAATAACTGTAAGCCGTGGCAGATGGCAGCAATAGGTTTATTCGTTTGGGCAAAGTGACGGGTGATTTCTAGCACTTGCTGATTCAAGCGGATATATTCTGGTGCCCTTCCTCCGGGAATAACTAAGGCATCGTATGTTGTGGCTTCTACTTCTGCAAAGGTAGCATTTAAAGTAAAATTATGACCCGGTTTTTCGCTATAAGTCTGATCTCCTTCAAAGTCGTGAATTGCTGTCCGTACCTTGTCACCAGCTTTTTTGTCTGGGCAAACTGCATGAACAGTGTGTCCCACCATTTGTAATGCCTGGAAAGGAACCATCACTTCATAGTCTTCTACATAGTCCCCAACAAGCATCAAAAGTTTCTTTGCAGCCATATTTTTGACCTCCACTTATTAGTTAATACCAGTAGTCTAGAGTCAATATTTCTCAGTTGTTTATAAAATAAATATTAATATTAGAGTTTGGGACATTAGGCGTGAGCATCTGCACGAATTTTTGACACATCACAGCACTAACTCTGCGGTAATATATCATTTTTGGGCTGCAACTTTATAAAATGTAATGCATTCTACACATTTATAGAACTTACGCAAAACTATAGGCTGTAGGGGCAATTCATGAATTTCCCTCAGAAGAAAATTAGGGTTTCGGCTATTGCTTGCGTAAGTCTTGATTTATTATGTAATTAAAGCAGATCAAATTCTGCGATCGCTCTTTTAAAGTTTTTGTTTTCATGTCCTGGGCGACTGAGTTTAATTAAGGCAAAACGCTGTAAGGGTCTTAAAGCTGCCCAATGTTGCTGTGTCAGGGTTACACCTATTTCTTGAGCTTTTTCCTGGATGCTAGGTGGTACAGCGCTATCTAGCCATGCAGGATGTGGCTCAATGGGTAATTTTGTCGCTGGTATACCCGTGCGTTGTAGAATTAATTGTTGGATATGTTCGCGGTAAGACTGAATTTCGGTTTCTGTAGTGCAAGGTAATTCGACTAAAGCTTGACGCTCATCTGTAGTCATTTGATTCCAATCAGACAATTTTAGCTTGATGCCACAAGTATCTAAATTGCAACGCACTTGCATAGGGATACAACGCAGGGAATCAACAAAGTCTGCTTCAAATTCAAAGAAATCTGTCATAATCAAGTATTAAAAATTAAGGATTTTTAACTAGCGATAATTTTTATATTTAAGTTACAAAGATTAGTAATTAAAAACAAGATTTAATTAGCGATCGCATATTAATAATTTGTCCAGAATGCAGTTTTGGCTGCTCTTAATTATCAAGTATACTCTATTACTAGTAAGTAGATGAAGACTAAACGATATAGGAATCAGGTTTGATTTCTGAAAATATACGTAGGATGTGTTAGCGATAGCGTAACGCATCAAACCCGTGATAATTGTGCGTTACGAACTTCGTTCTAACACACGCTACAATACCTAATTTTGTTTAAAATCAAATAGGAGTCCTATATATTCCTAAGTATTATACCGAAAAATATGTGAATCAAGCTCTATTTTTAACGGCTGTTTCTGTCATTTTCTGTCATTACTGAGACGAATTATCAAGTAACTAATTGAGAGAGCGAGAATAGCAATTCCTAAACCAATTATATCAATACCTGAGACTTTTTCTAAGTCAAGAATGATAATTTTTCTGGCGACAGCAATCAAAGAAGTGACGATAACCAATTCAACCTGAAAAACGTGCTTCCGCAAATAAGCTGTGATATTTTCTAAAATTTCTAAAGCGATTAAAATATTTAAAAATAAGCCAAAAATCTTATACAAAGTGGTGTTAAACTTGGCATAAGGGGCTGTAAGTAACTCTTTAAAAATAAAAGCCGCTAAGTCTCCGATCGCAACTAAAATTACAACTACCATAAAAATAGATAGAACTTTAGAAACTAGCACTTCTACGTTTTCGATGATGTGCATGAAGTTCTCATCTTTAGTAGCTCCGAGAATTTGCCTCATTAACTTTTTCATTTGCTGCACCCTATTTCTAAATAAAATAAAATCCCATAGATAAATCTAGAGGATTAAGGTAATTCGTAATTGAGTTTTGTAACTCCTAAGCCTGACAAAAACTTACCGATTAAGAGAGCTTATTTGCTTAAACCACCAGATTTGTTAAACAACATGACTTGTTGATACTTGGTAAGTTTTTTAGATGTTTTTTATTTTTTATCTATAGATAAAATCAATGCTAGTAAAATCTATTATTACTAGATATTTTGCCTCTTTGAATATGGTAATTGGTAACAGTCAAAATTAGAGAGTCATAAAAAATGATAATAACTATTGACTATTGATTATTGACTAAATTACCTATTAATGATTGTTAATTACCTGTTTAAGAATAAGAATTAAATAACATACAATTTATGTCCGGGCCTTACCTCACCCTCAATCCCTCTCCTTATAAAGGAGAGGGAAGCTAGATAGAGGATGAAGTTTTGCATTTTATTTAATTCACGTTCCTTAGAGGTACAATTTACGGCTTACCATTGTGAGGACTGAAGTTGATAATCTTTGACTGTAACTTCTACAGAAATTGGGATTAGCTGCACTGCACAGGCTTTTAATTCTGGTTGCAAAGAATCGGGGCAAGATTCTGGATGGGTGAGGGCATTAACTTCGGCATTATCTGCCCACAACGAACCCCAGTGCATGGGGACAAAAACTGTACCAGGTGCGATCGCTTTTGTCACTTTAGCAGGAAACTGAGCTTTACCTCGACGCGATCGCACTTCCACTTTTTGGTTATCTACAATACCTAACTTCGCAGCGTCACGGGGATGAATTTCGATAAACGGTTCGGGGTGCATCTTGCGAATTTTGTCAATGCGACCGGTGCGGGTTTGTGTGTGCCAATGTCCGTAAAGTCGCCCATTAGTTAGCACAAAAGGATAATCGGGGTCTGGTGGTTCTGCCAATCCCTTTGAGTAATATGCCCCAAATCGAGCGCGTCCGTCAGGGGTGTGGAAGCGTAAATCGGTATATAAACGCTTTCCAGAGGTTTCTCCCCCTGCTTCCCCTGCTCCTCTACTTCCTCTGCTCTCTTCAGGATGGGGCCATTGAGTCGGGCCTTGTGTCTGTAATTGCGCGTGACTGATACCTGTCATATCGCAGGGGCGATTTTGAGTTAGTTTGACGAATTCAGCATAAACTTCAGCAGAATTAGCAAAGACAAACTCTTTTTCAAAACCTAATCTCCGTCCAACTTCAGCGAAAATTTCCCAATCGGCTTTCGCTTCTCTTGGCGGTTGGCGGAATGCTTGACACAGAGTTACTACTCGTTCGGAGTTTGTCATCACACCAGTTTTTTCACCCCACTGGGCTGCTGGTAACAGAACATGAGCGTAGGCGGAGGTTTCTGTGGGATAATATGCGTCTTGGTAAATAGTGAAAGGCGATCGCAACAATGCCTTTTTTGTCCGCTCCAAATCTGGCATACTTACAGCTGGATTAGTAGCCGCAATCCACATTAACCCGACAGCATCATTTTCCAAGCTAGTAATCATTTCCCAAACACTCAAACCGGGATTGGGTGAAATCTGCCCTGGCTTGAGTCCCCAAAACTGCTCAACTTCGGCGCGGTGCTGGGGATTTTTCACTGTCCGATAACCCGGTAATAAATTCGCCAAACCTCCGGCTTCCCGTCCCCCCATTGCGTTTGGTTGGCCAGTGAGGGAAAAAGGGCCAGCCCCAGGTTTACCAATCTGTCCAGTCATCAGGTGCAGGTTGATGATAGTTCTTACCTTGGCTGTCCCTTCTGACGATTGATTCACACCCATTGACCACAAAGATAGTACTCGCTCAGATTTACCCCAATAACGGGCTGCTGTTTCTAAATCTTCAATGCTAATTCCGCATTGATTCGCCACTACTTCCGGGGGATAGTGGCGAATTACTTCAGCATAAGCCGGAAAGTTGCTGGTGCAATCGTCCATGAACATGGTATCGATGTAGTTCCAGCGCATCAACAAGTGGGCGATGCCGTTCAACAAATCGATATCTGTACCGGGACGAATGGCTAAATGTAAGTCGGCGGCTTCTGCGGTTGGCGTGCGTCGGGGGTCTACCACAATCATTTTCACCTTGCGGTTCTTTTTGTGGTATTTTTCCAGGCGGTTAAAAACGATGGGATGACATTCGGCTGTATTAGTGCCAATTAAAAATGCACAGTCAGTTAACTCTAGGTCTTCGTAACAACATGGCGGGCCATCTGCGCCAAAGCTTTGAATGTAGCCAGCCACAGCGCTAGACATACATAAACGGGAGTTGGCATCAAAATTATTAGTACCCAGACAGCCTTTCATCAGTTTCTGGGCTATGTAGTAGTCCTCAGTTTGAAACTGACCGGAACCATACATACATAAGGCTTCTGGCCCTTGGGTGAAGCGGACATTTTGAATGCGTTGCGTGATGAGATTAAAAGCTTCATCCCAACTAACGCGCCGAAACTCTCGATCTAAAGAGTCTCGCACCATTGGGTAATGTAATCTATTTTTATCTAAAGATTCTGCGATCGTTGCGCCTTTGACACAAACCATTCCCTGACTCGATGGATGGGCTTTATCGCCGCGCACCCGCCAAGTCGGATTTCCTTCACTATCTCGATTAGTTGCTTTGCCAAGTTGGGCTGGGGGTGAAACTTCTAAACCGCAGCCGACACCGCAGTAAGGACAAAGAGTTTTAGTAAATTCACTCATGGCTACCATTTTGTTATTTTGATTGTGCAACCCCAGATGTAGCGACAATTTAAAAACTTTATATGTTATGCAAAGACTCTTTGAAACTTTTATTACTTGGCGTTCTTGGCGTTCTTGGCGGTTCGATAAATAACGAACCGCCAAGACGCAGAGGGCGCAGAGAGAAGAAAAAGAGATTTTCCTGAATTAAGTAAGTCGGCGAGAAGAAACCAAAGTACGTTAAGTAATGTAAAAAATCTTGAGATTAGTTTGTAGTGAGGACTTTAGTCCTCATTTGAGGGCTGAAGCCCTCACTACAAACCTTGAATTATTCACACCGTTCTACTTACATTATTCTTCAGTTAAGAAGATAGTCGTTGCGGTTTCTGATGCTTCACCTTCATAGGCTGCGGCAAAGGAACCTTTTGGTTCTTTGAGGAAGAAGGCACACATAAAAGCACAGATTAGTGCAGCTATACCCATTGTGGTAAACAGTGTGGGAGCGTCGGTTAAGCTAAAAATTGTTAGGTAAACTACGCCGCCAAAATTACCATAAGCTCCCACATTGCCGGCAATTTGTCCAGTGGCTTCTTTTTTAATCATGGGTACGATGCTGTAGGTTGCACCGCAGCCAGCTTGGGCAAAGTAAGCGGCGAACATTGTAACTGCGATCGCAACTGGAATCGGCCAGCTACTATTAATAAAATGTGCCATCAAATAACTAACACCGATACCAACGCTGATAATTGTCATTGTCCACTTCCGCGAACCAAATTTATCAGAAATTAAGCCACCACTGGGACGAGAAACTAAATTTAAAAAGGGATAGGTGGCGGCAATCATCCCAGCGATAACATGCTCTAAAGCAAAGGTTTTTTCAAAAAATGCTGGGAGCATAGAAACGGCTGCCAGTTCGCTGCCAAAGCTAGTTATGTATGTGAATTCGAGTAAAGCTACTTGTCCAAATTGAAAGCGTTCTGATGCAGCGTAAGTTTTTTTGCCGGTGAGTAGTTCTCGGTTTACTTCCCAAGCTTTATAACTTTGGTAAGCAAACAATCCTGCTAATAGTAACCAAGTCAAATACATTTGACTCAGGGTTAGGAAGTGAATGTTCTTTTGTTCCAAGCGCCAAGCTAATAAACCCAAGGCGAAAATCAAACCGAAATTCGAGACTATCATCGCCCAGAAGCTTTTGATACTAGTTACTTCTAGGGAACCATTCTTTTTAGGTTTACTGTAGACTTTTCCTGTGGGCGTATCTTGGACGGTGTTGTAATAAATTACGCCATAGATAGCTGCAATGATACCTGTGAGTGCGATCGCAAATCGCCAGTTAGAAGCGCCACCAGCGAAAAAGCTTGTAGAAACTGCAAGTAGTGGTAAGGCAAATTCTGCACCAAAAGCCCCAAAGTTACCCCAACCGCCATAAATACCTTGAGCAACCCCCATTTCCTTCGGCTGGAACCATTCTGCCACCATACGGATACCGACAACAAACCCAGATCCGACAATTCCCATCAGCAAACGACTGATGACTAATTGATTAAAGTCTTGCGCTAGGGCTGTTGCTAAACAAGGAACTACTGCAAACATCAGCAAGATTGAGTAGGTGATTCTGGGGCCAAAACGATCCAGAAGCATCCCAATGATTAATCGGGCGGGAATTGTGAGGGCGAGGTTACAGATGCCCAAAGTTTTGATTTGCTCAGGCGCTAAATGTAGCTCTTTGCCAATGGTTGTAGCGAAGGGAGCAAAGTTAAACCAACAGACAAAGGTGAGAAAGAAAGCAAACCAAGTCTGATGTAAAATGCGGTAGCGATCGCTAAATGAAAATAATTTTTTAAGCATTCTAATCTTTCTAATTGAATAAAAGATGCAGAAGAGATAGGGGAAGATGCAATACGGTTCGGTTAACGTGTTTATTCGTCGGAGATCCCCCCAACCCCCCTTAAAAAGGGGGGCTTTTTTTCTAATTACCCCCTTTTTAAGGGGGTCGCCACAGGCGGGGGGATCTTATCCGAACCATATTGAGGGGAAGTTGAACCTTTTTACTCGGAGGTTGAGCCTTTGAACTCGGAGGTTGAGCCTTTGAACTCGGAGGTTGAGCCTTTGAACTCGGAGGTTGAGCCTTTGAACTCGGAGGTTGAGCCTTTGAACTCGGAGGTTGAGCCTTTGAACTCGGAGGTTGAGCCTTTTTGCTCGGAAGTTGAGCCTTTTTGCTCGGAGGTTGAACCTTTTTACTCGGAAGTTGCACCTTTTTACTCGGAGGTTGCACCTTTTTGCTCGGAAGTTGCACCTTTGAGCCTGAACATTGAGCCTTTAAGGTTGAAGTATGAATTTTGCTCAACCCCCAATCCCCAATAAGTACTAGCTGTTACTAACTACTAGGGCTTCCTGCTTGAGTTTCGCTCCGAAGTTTTTAATCAGTAAGTCTTGCAAGACTGGCTGCAAGTCTTCACAGGGTATACCTTTGATAACGCAAGTTCCTAAATGAGCGTCCTTGCCGACTTTGCCG
Protein-coding sequences here:
- a CDS encoding PrsW family glutamic-type intramembrane protease, translated to MTGKNARHNAFLRLVSGNGAASGSESRYSLPPSKEMVIGRDPSCQVVLDAMMYRMVSRRHAVVRPLSLSPDSKFSWVLCDLNSANGTYLNGQRLYECQELHPGDSISLGADGPQYVFEYEFTYQTPATTVNQVTPLPSATNYHSHTQLKQPDSVSFTQLFPIISTGKDLTRKAYLVPGILTVIFVVLMFATVGQPQANQVIVATYIAFAAYYFVYQLCGKQKPWWVLMAAALGTTAILLSPVLDVFIFVFRGILPGSLPSPQESITFTELLVRMFFGAGLMEELLKALPVLGAFAIGRMLSSPWREKIGVWEPLDGILLGTASAVGFTLLETLGQYVPDITQNVAQQVGTGAAGQLAGLQLLIPRILGSVAGHMAYSGYLGYFIGLAVLKPSRSWQILSIGYLSAAALHALWNATGSINALLLVVVGVLSYAFLMAAILKARALSPTRSQNFATRFLGPK
- a CDS encoding DJ-1/PfpI family protein codes for the protein MAAKKLLMLVGDYVEDYEVMVPFQALQMVGHTVHAVCPDKKAGDKVRTAIHDFEGDQTYSEKPGHNFTLNATFAEVEATTYDALVIPGGRAPEYIRLNQQVLEITRHFAQTNKPIAAICHGLQLLATADVLQGKRCTGYPSCSPDVKSAGGFYVDIPVDEAIVDGNLVTAPAWPAHPRWLAEFLIVLGTKIEHPELAKVV
- a CDS encoding nitrate reductase associated protein; translation: MTDFFEFEADFVDSLRCIPMQVRCNLDTCGIKLKLSDWNQMTTDERQALVELPCTTETEIQSYREHIQQLILQRTGIPATKLPIEPHPAWLDSAVPPSIQEKAQEIGVTLTQQHWAALRPLQRFALIKLSRPGHENKNFKRAIAEFDLL
- a CDS encoding phosphate-starvation-inducible PsiE family protein; this encodes MKKLMRQILGATKDENFMHIIENVEVLVSKVLSIFMVVVILVAIGDLAAFIFKELLTAPYAKFNTTLYKIFGLFLNILIALEILENITAYLRKHVFQVELVIVTSLIAVARKIIILDLEKVSGIDIIGLGIAILALSISYLIIRLSNDRK
- a CDS encoding molybdopterin oxidoreductase family protein — translated: MSEFTKTLCPYCGVGCGLEVSPPAQLGKATNRDSEGNPTWRVRGDKAHPSSQGMVCVKGATIAESLDKNRLHYPMVRDSLDREFRRVSWDEAFNLITQRIQNVRFTQGPEALCMYGSGQFQTEDYYIAQKLMKGCLGTNNFDANSRLCMSSAVAGYIQSFGADGPPCCYEDLELTDCAFLIGTNTAECHPIVFNRLEKYHKKNRKVKMIVVDPRRTPTAEAADLHLAIRPGTDIDLLNGIAHLLMRWNYIDTMFMDDCTSNFPAYAEVIRHYPPEVVANQCGISIEDLETAARYWGKSERVLSLWSMGVNQSSEGTAKVRTIINLHLMTGQIGKPGAGPFSLTGQPNAMGGREAGGLANLLPGYRTVKNPQHRAEVEQFWGLKPGQISPNPGLSVWEMITSLENDAVGLMWIAATNPAVSMPDLERTKKALLRSPFTIYQDAYYPTETSAYAHVLLPAAQWGEKTGVMTNSERVVTLCQAFRQPPREAKADWEIFAEVGRRLGFEKEFVFANSAEVYAEFVKLTQNRPCDMTGISHAQLQTQGPTQWPHPEESRGSRGAGEAGGETSGKRLYTDLRFHTPDGRARFGAYYSKGLAEPPDPDYPFVLTNGRLYGHWHTQTRTGRIDKIRKMHPEPFIEIHPRDAAKLGIVDNQKVEVRSRRGKAQFPAKVTKAIAPGTVFVPMHWGSLWADNAEVNALTHPESCPDSLQPELKACAVQLIPISVEVTVKDYQLQSSQW
- a CDS encoding NarK family nitrate/nitrite MFS transporter → MLKKLFSFSDRYRILHQTWFAFFLTFVCWFNFAPFATTIGKELHLAPEQIKTLGICNLALTIPARLIIGMLLDRFGPRITYSILLMFAVVPCLATALAQDFNQLVISRLLMGIVGSGFVVGIRMVAEWFQPKEMGVAQGIYGGWGNFGAFGAEFALPLLAVSTSFFAGGASNWRFAIALTGIIAAIYGVIYYNTVQDTPTGKVYSKPKKNGSLEVTSIKSFWAMIVSNFGLIFALGLLAWRLEQKNIHFLTLSQMYLTWLLLAGLFAYQSYKAWEVNRELLTGKKTYAASERFQFGQVALLEFTYITSFGSELAAVSMLPAFFEKTFALEHVIAGMIAATYPFLNLVSRPSGGLISDKFGSRKWTMTIISVGIGVSYLMAHFINSSWPIPVAIAVTMFAAYFAQAGCGATYSIVPMIKKEATGQIAGNVGAYGNFGGVVYLTIFSLTDAPTLFTTMGIAALICAFMCAFFLKEPKGSFAAAYEGEASETATTIFLTEE